From a single Arthrobacter sp. SLBN-112 genomic region:
- a CDS encoding acetyl/propionyl/methylcrotonyl-CoA carboxylase subunit alpha, which yields MSANLEQSAGTTQPSLTKVLIANRGEIAVRIIRAARDEGIASVAVYADPDRDALHVKLADEAYALGGTTAAESYLVMDKLIEVALRSGADAIHPGYGFLAENAQFAARVIEAGITWIGPSPEAISALGDKVQARHIAEKVGAPQVPGTADPVGSAEEILEFVDKFGLPVAIKAAFGGGGRGIKVARTREEIPELFESAVREATAAFGRGECFIERFLDAPRHVETQCLADAHGNVVVVSTRDCSLQRRNQKLVEEAPAPFLTDEQNQRLYESSKAILKEAGYLGAGTCEFLVGQDGTISFLEVNTRLQVEHCVSEEVTGIDLVREQFRLARGEELGYGDPEVRGHSIEFRITGEDPGRNFMPAPGTITGLKNPTGPGVRIDSGVEQGDVISGNFDSMLSKLVVTGANRTQALQRSRRALEEMVVEGIPTVIPFDLAVVSNPDFAPAEGPFKVHTRWIETSFVNDIPAWTPDGTADADSSVEERQRVVVEVGGKRLEVVLPASLGTPGTAAAAAGKPGKSKKRSRSAGPAAATGNALTSPMQGTIVKVAVTHGDVVSEGDLVVVLEAMKMEQPLTAHRSGTITGLTATAGETVSAGAIIATIED from the coding sequence TTGTCAGCAAATTTGGAGCAGTCCGCAGGTACCACGCAGCCCAGCCTCACAAAGGTGCTGATCGCCAACCGGGGTGAAATCGCCGTGCGCATCATCCGGGCGGCGCGCGACGAAGGCATCGCCTCCGTGGCCGTCTACGCAGACCCGGACCGCGACGCGCTGCACGTGAAGCTCGCCGACGAGGCCTACGCCCTGGGCGGCACCACGGCTGCAGAGTCCTACCTGGTGATGGACAAGCTGATCGAGGTGGCCCTGCGCTCCGGCGCCGACGCCATCCACCCCGGCTACGGCTTCCTGGCCGAAAATGCCCAGTTTGCCGCACGCGTGATCGAAGCGGGCATCACCTGGATCGGCCCCTCCCCTGAGGCTATTTCCGCACTTGGCGACAAGGTCCAGGCACGGCACATCGCCGAAAAGGTCGGCGCACCGCAGGTGCCCGGGACCGCGGACCCGGTCGGTTCCGCCGAGGAAATCCTGGAGTTCGTCGACAAGTTCGGCCTGCCCGTGGCCATCAAGGCTGCCTTCGGCGGCGGCGGACGCGGCATCAAGGTGGCCCGCACCCGCGAAGAAATCCCCGAACTGTTCGAATCCGCCGTCCGCGAAGCCACGGCCGCCTTCGGCCGCGGCGAGTGCTTCATTGAACGCTTCCTGGACGCACCGCGGCACGTCGAGACCCAGTGCCTCGCCGACGCGCACGGCAACGTCGTCGTCGTCTCCACCCGCGACTGCTCACTGCAGCGGCGCAACCAGAAACTGGTCGAAGAGGCCCCGGCACCATTCCTCACCGACGAACAGAACCAGCGGCTCTACGAATCCTCCAAAGCCATCCTGAAGGAGGCCGGCTACCTCGGCGCCGGCACCTGCGAGTTCCTGGTGGGCCAGGACGGCACCATCTCCTTCCTTGAGGTCAACACCCGCCTGCAAGTGGAGCACTGCGTCTCCGAGGAAGTTACCGGCATCGACCTGGTCCGCGAACAGTTCCGGCTGGCCCGCGGCGAGGAACTGGGCTACGGCGACCCCGAGGTCCGCGGCCACTCGATCGAATTCCGCATCACCGGCGAGGACCCTGGCCGGAACTTCATGCCCGCCCCGGGCACCATCACAGGCCTGAAGAACCCCACCGGCCCCGGCGTCCGGATCGACTCCGGCGTGGAGCAGGGCGACGTCATCAGCGGCAACTTCGACTCCATGCTCTCCAAGCTGGTGGTCACCGGCGCCAACCGCACCCAGGCCCTGCAGCGCTCCCGCCGCGCCCTGGAGGAAATGGTGGTCGAGGGCATTCCCACCGTCATCCCGTTCGACCTCGCCGTCGTCTCCAACCCCGATTTCGCCCCCGCCGAGGGACCGTTCAAGGTCCACACGCGCTGGATCGAGACGTCCTTCGTAAACGACATCCCCGCCTGGACCCCGGACGGCACCGCGGACGCCGACAGTTCTGTGGAGGAGCGCCAGCGCGTGGTGGTGGAAGTGGGCGGCAAGCGCCTCGAGGTGGTCCTCCCCGCCTCACTGGGCACGCCGGGCACCGCGGCAGCCGCCGCCGGCAAGCCGGGCAAGTCCAAGAAGCGCTCCCGTTCCGCCGGCCCCGCAGCCGCCACGGGCAACGCCCTCACCTCCCCCATGCAAGGCACCATCGTGAAGGTTGCCGTGACGCACGGGGACGTGGTGTCCGAAGGCGATCTGGTGGTGGTCCTCGAGGCCATGAAGATGGAGCAGCCCCTCACCGCCCACCGGTCCGGCACCATCACGGGCCTGACGGCAACGGCTGGCGAAACGGTGTCCGCGGGCGCCATCATCGCCACCATCGAAGACTAG
- a CDS encoding Maf family protein encodes MLHLILASQSPARTKLLAEAGIRHTVLVSDVDEAAVQAHYGVTDPHDTALLLARAKAEAVAALPEADGALVLGCDSVFEFDGEAHGKPYTADVARERMLRMSGSAGVLHTGHWLVDCRDTDDDGSGRRGSGATVGAVASAEVSFLEMDPAEIDAYIATGEPLHCAGSFTIDGLGGAFIRKVDGDPHAVVGLSVSTLRGLLASANVRITDLWPPR; translated from the coding sequence GTGCTCCATCTGATCCTCGCCTCCCAGTCCCCCGCCCGCACCAAGCTCCTGGCCGAGGCCGGCATCCGGCACACCGTGCTGGTGTCCGACGTCGACGAAGCAGCCGTGCAGGCGCACTACGGCGTCACGGACCCGCACGACACCGCGCTGCTGCTGGCCCGCGCCAAGGCCGAGGCCGTGGCGGCCCTGCCGGAAGCGGACGGCGCCCTGGTGCTGGGCTGCGACTCGGTCTTCGAGTTCGACGGCGAGGCGCACGGCAAGCCCTACACCGCCGACGTGGCCCGCGAGCGGATGCTCCGGATGAGCGGCAGTGCGGGGGTGCTGCACACTGGGCACTGGCTGGTGGACTGCAGGGACACGGACGACGACGGCAGCGGCCGCCGCGGCTCGGGCGCCACGGTGGGCGCGGTCGCCTCAGCCGAGGTTTCCTTCCTGGAGATGGACCCGGCAGAGATCGACGCCTACATCGCCACCGGTGAACCGCTCCACTGTGCGGGTTCCTTCACCATCGACGGCCTGGGCGGGGCCTTCATCCGGAAGGTCGACGGCGACCCGCACGCCGTCGTCGGCCTGTCGGTCTCCACCCTGCGCGGCCTGCTGGCGTCCGCCAACGTGCGCATCACGGACCTCTGGCCGCCCCGGTAA
- a CDS encoding MMPL family transporter, which produces MALLLYRLGTFSYRRRWLVISLWLAVLVAVGGSAAAFHGTPSNNFQIPGTETQRIADKLKQELPSASGGSATIVFEAPDGGFTAGSRAAVTDALKKLQTLPEVRGTVDPFATQAQVDQAGKAITDGEQQLAAGQAQLDASRAQLDAGKAQLAVAEQQLTAAGAPAALIEAQLGQQKAALAQGQAKLDAGTQELAANKAKLELGKRQAQGASAIRFVSEDNKAAVAQVQFNTSINGLTPAVRKHVQEIAHETSSAGVTALASKEITEDISALFGTAEIVGIAVAALVLILMLGTLIAAGLPLLMAIIGVGVGVGITFALSGLFDMSSISPMLALMLGLAVGIDYSLFIVNRHRTQLLAGMDPEESVARANGTSGNAVVFAGLTVVIALAALVVPGLPFLTVMGLAAAGTVAVAVLVAITLTPAMLSLIGRRIVSKRAWAKSEAHNAEPGHEAADQATDRERSTRGWGGLVTRHPWVALIAGVLLLGTLALPATQLQLALPDGGSEPVESEAYQAYDLTARSFGEGVTGPIVAVGEFPANLDAAQAQKLQYDIADKLRAVDNVVAAVPVALSEDRRTAVFQVIPKEGPASASTVKVVSELRGLNGQIKDDYNVAMGLTGQTAGNVDVSTKLGDALPPYLAIVVGLSLILLLLVFRSIVVPLLATGGFLLSLSAAFGAVVAVYQWGWLGNVFDVANPGAVLSFLPIILIGVLFGLAMDYQVFIASGMREAYMHGSSAKEAVRVGFRHAAAVVTAAAIIMVSVFSGFIFSHLTMVRPLGFAMAFGVLFDAFVVRMTIVPAVMYLLGAKSWWLPRWLDRILPDVDVEGAKLNRGQAAPVSGELVH; this is translated from the coding sequence ATGGCACTCCTCCTCTACCGCCTCGGCACGTTCTCCTACCGCCGGCGCTGGCTTGTCATCTCCCTGTGGCTTGCCGTGCTGGTGGCTGTAGGCGGATCGGCCGCGGCATTCCACGGCACCCCGTCCAACAACTTCCAGATTCCCGGGACTGAAACCCAGCGGATCGCGGACAAGCTCAAGCAGGAGCTGCCCTCGGCCTCCGGCGGCAGCGCCACGATCGTTTTCGAGGCCCCCGACGGCGGCTTCACGGCCGGGAGCAGGGCTGCCGTGACGGATGCGCTGAAGAAACTCCAGACCCTCCCCGAGGTCCGCGGCACGGTGGACCCGTTCGCCACCCAGGCACAGGTGGACCAGGCCGGCAAGGCCATCACCGACGGTGAACAGCAGCTGGCAGCAGGCCAGGCGCAGCTGGACGCCTCCCGCGCCCAGCTTGACGCCGGCAAGGCACAGCTGGCCGTAGCCGAGCAGCAGCTCACCGCCGCCGGAGCGCCGGCAGCACTGATTGAAGCCCAGCTGGGCCAGCAGAAGGCAGCACTCGCGCAGGGCCAGGCCAAGCTTGACGCCGGCACCCAGGAACTGGCCGCCAACAAGGCCAAGCTGGAACTGGGCAAGCGCCAGGCCCAGGGGGCATCGGCCATCCGCTTTGTGTCCGAAGACAACAAGGCTGCCGTGGCACAGGTGCAGTTCAACACCTCCATCAACGGACTGACCCCGGCCGTGCGCAAGCACGTGCAGGAGATCGCCCATGAAACCTCCTCGGCCGGCGTCACTGCACTGGCCAGCAAGGAAATCACCGAGGACATCTCAGCCCTGTTCGGCACCGCGGAAATCGTCGGCATCGCCGTTGCAGCGCTGGTCCTCATCCTGATGCTGGGCACGCTGATCGCCGCCGGGCTGCCGCTGCTGATGGCCATCATCGGCGTCGGCGTGGGCGTGGGCATCACGTTCGCCCTCTCCGGCCTGTTCGACATGAGCTCCATCTCCCCCATGCTGGCCCTCATGCTGGGCCTCGCCGTCGGCATCGACTACTCCCTGTTCATCGTTAACCGGCACCGGACCCAGCTCCTCGCCGGCATGGACCCTGAAGAGTCCGTGGCCCGGGCCAACGGTACCTCCGGCAACGCTGTGGTGTTCGCCGGCCTGACCGTCGTCATTGCCCTGGCCGCCCTGGTGGTCCCCGGACTGCCGTTCCTCACCGTCATGGGCCTTGCGGCAGCTGGAACCGTGGCAGTGGCAGTCCTCGTGGCCATCACCCTGACTCCCGCCATGCTGTCCCTGATCGGACGGCGCATCGTCTCCAAGCGTGCCTGGGCCAAGTCGGAGGCGCACAACGCCGAACCCGGCCACGAAGCCGCGGACCAGGCGACCGACCGCGAACGCAGCACCCGCGGATGGGGCGGCCTGGTCACCCGGCACCCGTGGGTGGCACTTATTGCCGGCGTCCTCCTGCTCGGCACGCTGGCCCTTCCCGCCACCCAGCTGCAGCTGGCCCTGCCCGACGGCGGCTCCGAGCCCGTGGAGTCCGAGGCCTACCAGGCCTATGACCTGACCGCGCGCAGCTTCGGAGAAGGCGTCACGGGACCCATCGTGGCCGTCGGTGAGTTCCCGGCGAACCTGGACGCAGCCCAGGCGCAGAAGCTGCAGTACGACATCGCGGACAAGCTCCGCGCCGTGGACAACGTGGTGGCTGCCGTGCCGGTGGCCCTCAGCGAAGACCGTCGGACCGCCGTTTTCCAGGTCATCCCCAAGGAAGGCCCGGCAAGTGCCAGCACCGTCAAGGTGGTTTCCGAGCTGCGGGGGCTCAACGGCCAGATCAAGGATGACTACAACGTGGCCATGGGACTGACGGGGCAGACCGCCGGCAACGTGGACGTCTCCACCAAGCTCGGTGACGCCCTGCCGCCCTACCTGGCGATCGTCGTCGGGCTTTCCCTGATCCTCCTGCTGCTGGTGTTCCGCTCCATCGTGGTCCCGCTGCTGGCCACGGGCGGCTTCCTGCTGTCCCTGTCAGCCGCCTTCGGCGCCGTGGTTGCCGTGTACCAGTGGGGCTGGTTGGGGAACGTCTTCGACGTGGCCAACCCCGGCGCGGTGCTCAGCTTCCTGCCCATCATCCTGATCGGCGTGCTGTTCGGCCTGGCCATGGACTACCAGGTGTTCATCGCCTCCGGCATGCGGGAGGCGTACATGCACGGATCATCCGCCAAGGAAGCGGTCCGGGTTGGCTTCCGGCACGCGGCCGCCGTGGTCACCGCCGCCGCGATCATCATGGTCAGCGTGTTCTCCGGCTTCATCTTCAGCCACCTCACCATGGTGCGGCCGCTGGGCTTTGCCATGGCGTTCGGCGTCCTGTTCGACGCCTTCGTGGTCCGCATGACCATCGTTCCGGCCGTGATGTACCTGCTCGGCGCGAAGTCCTGGTGGCTGCCGCGGTGGCTGGACCGGATCCTGCCGGACGTGGACGTGGAGGGCGCCAAGCTGAACCGTGGCCAGGCGGCACCGGTCTCCGGCGAGCTGGTCCACTAG
- a CDS encoding TetR/AcrR family transcriptional regulator encodes MTEPRPQPGTETAAPTRRELNKAATRQAITDAALGLLRSKGPGNFTVEDIADAAGISRRTFFNYFSSTDAALASIVHGFLDNAIKQLRLRPVDEPMLESAQAALVALADPKAVAPLAELFTLTQQSPLMSHTELEAWDHCRTQVFTVARERLAGTPGAQDELYIHALAGSIISCGKAAMEVWFSRRGPDLTPASLAELRQLLIDAMALLATGFNTPAPPSATRSS; translated from the coding sequence GTGACCGAACCCCGCCCGCAGCCGGGCACCGAAACTGCAGCCCCTACCCGGCGCGAGCTGAACAAGGCAGCCACCCGGCAGGCGATCACCGACGCCGCGCTGGGACTGCTGCGGTCCAAAGGGCCGGGAAACTTCACCGTCGAGGACATCGCCGACGCCGCGGGGATTTCGCGCCGCACCTTCTTCAACTACTTCAGCAGCACCGACGCTGCCCTGGCGTCCATCGTCCACGGCTTCCTGGACAATGCGATCAAACAACTGCGCCTGCGTCCGGTGGACGAACCAATGCTGGAGTCCGCACAAGCCGCTTTGGTGGCCCTGGCCGACCCGAAGGCCGTGGCCCCGCTGGCAGAACTCTTCACGCTGACCCAGCAGAGCCCGCTGATGTCGCACACCGAGCTTGAGGCGTGGGACCACTGCCGGACGCAGGTCTTCACCGTCGCCCGCGAGCGCCTCGCCGGAACCCCCGGGGCGCAGGACGAGCTGTACATCCACGCACTGGCCGGCTCCATCATCTCCTGCGGAAAAGCCGCTATGGAGGTGTGGTTCAGCCGGCGTGGTCCGGACCTGACACCCGCATCCCTGGCAGAGCTCCGCCAACTGCTCATCGATGCCATGGCCCTGCTGGCCACAGGCTTCAACACCCCCGCTCCACCATCCGCCACCCGTTCCTCCTGA
- a CDS encoding dicarboxylate/amino acid:cation symporter — MSTQTSTPSPAGKTGFQLPKWAGSFGFQIIAALIVGLGLGLLAKYTGSTKTNPNALGATLQTIGSSYVSLLQTAVVPLIFTAVVSSISNLRQVSNAARLAWNTLLWFAITSLIAVLIGIGLGVLLQPGANTGISGDAKYTGKSGDWWAFLVGLFPKNFLGLGASSTVAESGAVTTSISFNVLQILVIAIAVGVAALKVGKAAEPFLNLNASALAVIQKVLWWIIRIAPLGTVGLIGNAVAVYGWDTIGSLGKFTVAIYAGLVLVLFVVYPILVRSHGLSIKQYFSGVWPAVQLAFVSRSSVGTLPLTQRVTERSLGVPRAYASFAVPLGATTKMDGCAAIYPAISAIFVAQFFGIHLDFSQYLLIALVSVLGSAATAGTTGAVVMLTLTLSTLGLPLAGVGLLLAIDPILDMGRTAVNVAGQALVPTIVAKRQGILDESLYNAPRNGTPFVDDSDAAGGETATDGISADAAPRELQDAKA; from the coding sequence GTGAGCACTCAGACAAGCACCCCGTCCCCCGCAGGGAAGACCGGATTCCAGCTGCCCAAGTGGGCGGGCTCGTTCGGCTTCCAGATCATCGCCGCCCTCATTGTGGGCCTGGGCCTCGGCCTGCTGGCAAAGTACACCGGCAGCACCAAGACCAACCCCAACGCCCTCGGCGCCACCCTGCAGACCATCGGCTCCAGCTATGTGTCGCTGCTGCAGACTGCCGTGGTCCCGCTGATCTTCACCGCCGTCGTCAGCTCCATCTCCAACCTGCGCCAGGTGTCCAACGCCGCCCGGCTGGCCTGGAACACGCTGCTTTGGTTCGCCATCACGTCCCTGATCGCCGTGCTGATCGGCATCGGCCTGGGCGTGCTGCTGCAGCCCGGCGCCAACACCGGCATCAGCGGGGACGCCAAGTACACCGGCAAGTCCGGTGACTGGTGGGCCTTCCTCGTGGGCCTCTTCCCCAAGAACTTCCTGGGCCTCGGTGCCAGCTCCACCGTCGCCGAGTCCGGCGCCGTCACCACCTCCATCAGCTTCAACGTCCTGCAGATCCTCGTGATCGCCATCGCCGTGGGCGTCGCCGCACTCAAGGTCGGCAAGGCCGCGGAGCCGTTCCTGAACCTCAACGCCTCGGCCCTTGCCGTGATCCAGAAGGTCCTCTGGTGGATCATCCGCATCGCACCGCTGGGCACCGTTGGCCTCATCGGCAACGCCGTGGCGGTCTATGGCTGGGACACCATCGGCTCGCTGGGCAAGTTCACGGTGGCCATCTATGCCGGCCTGGTCCTGGTGCTGTTCGTGGTCTACCCCATCCTGGTCCGCAGTCACGGCCTGTCCATCAAGCAGTACTTCTCCGGAGTATGGCCTGCCGTCCAACTGGCCTTCGTGTCCCGCTCCTCCGTGGGGACCCTGCCGCTGACCCAGCGCGTGACCGAACGCAGCCTGGGCGTCCCCCGCGCCTACGCCTCCTTCGCCGTGCCGCTGGGTGCCACCACCAAGATGGACGGCTGCGCCGCGATCTACCCGGCAATCTCGGCGATCTTCGTGGCCCAGTTCTTCGGCATCCACCTGGACTTCAGCCAGTACCTGCTGATCGCCCTGGTCTCCGTGCTGGGTTCGGCCGCAACCGCCGGCACCACCGGCGCCGTGGTGATGCTCACCCTGACGCTCTCCACGCTGGGACTGCCGCTGGCCGGCGTCGGACTCCTGCTGGCCATTGACCCCATCCTGGACATGGGCCGCACCGCCGTGAACGTGGCCGGCCAGGCCCTGGTTCCCACCATCGTGGCAAAGCGCCAGGGCATCCTGGACGAGTCGCTGTACAACGCACCCCGCAACGGCACCCCGTTCGTGGATGACAGCGACGCTGCCGGCGGCGAAACCGCCACTGACGGCATCAGCGCAGACGCCGCACCCCGCGAACTGCAGGATGCCAAGGCCTAA
- a CDS encoding DUF885 domain-containing protein: protein MTTDTAPAARPHTRIDAVADNYTDTLIRLNPTFATTLGLPGHETEYQDFSPAGIAGFAEAAREALASLEGLEPEDDVDAVTLDAMRERLGLQLLIHASGWEYADLNNIASPAQDIRAIFDLMPTDSEQDWEHIAGRAHNVPAAISGYIESLRMARDSGRVSAARQVRIVIEQVAKYAAPDGFFAKLATEATITGGPLPAALQDRLDAGADAARGAYTRLAEFLRTELLPAAPEKDAVGRARYALASRSFLGAEVDLEETYAWGVAELDRLIAEQERVAGSIKAGATIAEAKDILNNDPARQLKGTEALRAWMQDLSDKAVAELAGVHFDIPDVMKKLECRIAPTDEGGIYYTGPSDDFSRPGRMWWSVPAGEDTFTTWAETTTVYHEGVPGHHLQVATATYRRELLNKWRRNVCWTSGHGEGWALYAEKLMQELGYLNDPGDHLGMLDMQRMRAARVVFDIGVHLELEMPRRWGAGTWTADKGYGFLKENLPISEGQLNFEFTRYLGWPGQAPSYKVGQRLWEQIRAELEARPGFDLKEFHTKALNIGSVGLDTLRRALLS, encoded by the coding sequence GTGACTACAGACACTGCACCCGCCGCGCGCCCGCATACCCGGATCGACGCCGTCGCGGACAACTACACGGACACCCTGATCAGGCTCAACCCGACGTTCGCCACCACCCTTGGCCTGCCCGGACATGAGACGGAGTACCAGGACTTCTCACCTGCCGGCATTGCCGGATTCGCAGAGGCGGCACGGGAAGCCCTGGCCTCCCTGGAGGGCCTGGAACCGGAAGACGACGTGGACGCGGTGACCCTGGACGCCATGCGGGAACGGCTGGGCCTCCAGCTGCTGATCCACGCCTCCGGCTGGGAATACGCGGACCTGAACAACATCGCCTCCCCCGCCCAGGACATCAGGGCCATCTTCGACCTCATGCCCACGGACAGCGAACAGGACTGGGAGCACATTGCCGGGCGCGCCCACAACGTGCCCGCTGCCATCAGCGGGTACATCGAGTCCCTGCGCATGGCCAGGGACTCCGGCAGGGTGTCCGCTGCCCGCCAGGTGCGGATCGTCATCGAACAGGTGGCCAAGTACGCCGCCCCGGACGGCTTCTTCGCCAAGCTCGCCACAGAAGCCACCATCACTGGAGGTCCGCTTCCCGCTGCCCTGCAGGACAGGCTCGACGCCGGCGCTGACGCAGCCCGGGGTGCCTACACCCGGCTGGCGGAATTCCTGCGCACCGAACTGCTCCCCGCCGCGCCCGAGAAGGACGCCGTGGGCAGGGCACGCTACGCACTGGCTTCCCGCTCCTTCCTCGGCGCGGAAGTGGACCTGGAAGAAACGTACGCGTGGGGCGTGGCGGAACTGGACCGCCTCATCGCCGAACAGGAACGCGTTGCCGGCAGCATCAAGGCAGGCGCCACGATCGCCGAGGCCAAGGACATCCTCAACAACGATCCCGCACGCCAGCTCAAAGGCACCGAGGCACTCCGCGCATGGATGCAGGACCTATCCGACAAAGCCGTTGCCGAACTCGCCGGGGTGCACTTCGACATCCCCGACGTCATGAAGAAACTCGAATGCCGGATCGCCCCCACTGATGAGGGCGGCATCTACTACACCGGCCCGTCCGACGACTTCAGCCGCCCCGGCCGCATGTGGTGGTCCGTCCCGGCCGGCGAGGACACGTTCACCACCTGGGCCGAAACCACCACCGTGTACCACGAGGGCGTTCCCGGCCACCACCTCCAGGTGGCCACCGCAACCTACCGCCGCGAACTGCTGAACAAATGGCGCCGGAACGTCTGCTGGACCTCCGGCCACGGCGAAGGCTGGGCCCTCTACGCGGAAAAGCTCATGCAGGAACTGGGCTACCTCAACGATCCCGGCGACCACCTGGGCATGCTGGACATGCAGCGCATGCGTGCCGCCCGCGTGGTCTTCGACATCGGCGTGCACCTCGAACTCGAGATGCCCCGGCGCTGGGGAGCCGGCACCTGGACCGCCGACAAGGGCTACGGCTTCCTCAAGGAAAACCTCCCCATCAGCGAAGGCCAGCTCAACTTCGAGTTCACCCGCTACCTTGGCTGGCCCGGCCAGGCTCCCTCCTACAAAGTGGGCCAGCGCCTCTGGGAACAGATCCGTGCCGAACTCGAAGCCCGGCCCGGGTTCGACCTCAAGGAGTTCCACACCAAGGCCCTCAACATCGGCTCTGTTGGACTCGATACCCTGCGGCGCGCGCTCTTGTCGTAG
- a CDS encoding acyl-CoA carboxylase subunit epsilon, whose protein sequence is MTAAHDPEAGAVETSEAQAAPLLSVVKGQPNAEELAALTAVVLSLGGAEPARADKPSVRHWVRRQQLKLDPTPGPGAWKRSRG, encoded by the coding sequence GTGACCGCCGCACACGATCCCGAGGCGGGGGCCGTGGAGACTTCCGAAGCCCAGGCCGCTCCCCTGCTCTCTGTTGTCAAGGGACAGCCGAACGCCGAGGAGCTGGCCGCGCTCACCGCCGTCGTCCTTTCCCTCGGCGGCGCCGAACCAGCGCGTGCGGACAAACCGTCCGTGCGGCACTGGGTGCGCCGGCAGCAGCTCAAGCTGGACCCCACGCCGGGACCAGGCGCCTGGAAACGAAGCCGCGGCTGA
- a CDS encoding acyl-CoA carboxylase subunit beta — protein sequence MSHDLTTTAGKIADFRDRQARAEQPSGPEAIEKQHARGKNTARERIDLLLDEDSFVEFDALAVHRSTAFGMDKKKPLGDGLVSGYGTVDGRLVAVYSQDFTVYGGSLSQVNGEKIVKVQEFALRNGCPVVGILDGGGARIQEGVASLAMFADIFRNNVHASGVVPQISLIMGPSAGGAAYSPALTDYVVMVDKTSHMFITGPDVIKTVTGEDVDMETLGGARQHNATTGTSAYLASDETDAIEFVRELLDFLPSNNLSEAPVLGHQQELEVDDDDLALDTLVPDSANQPYDMRAVVEQIVDDGHFLEMQALYAPNVMIGYGRVEGHTVGIVANQPLQFAGTLDIAASEKAARFVRHCDAFNIPIITLVDVPGFLPGKDQEFQGIIRRGAKLLYAYAEATVPKLTVITRKAYGGAYIVMGSKKLGADLNLAWPTAQIGVMGAQGAVNILYRRDLAAVAQDGGDVEARRAEVIRQYEEELLNPYQAAELGYVDAVIAPSDTRIQIIKGLRALRDKRASLPAKKHGNIPL from the coding sequence ATGAGCCACGATCTGACAACGACAGCGGGAAAGATTGCCGATTTCCGCGACCGCCAGGCGCGCGCCGAACAGCCCTCCGGCCCCGAAGCCATCGAAAAGCAGCACGCACGCGGCAAGAACACGGCCCGCGAGCGCATTGACCTGCTGCTGGACGAGGACTCGTTTGTCGAATTCGACGCGCTGGCCGTGCACCGCTCCACCGCCTTCGGCATGGACAAGAAGAAGCCCCTGGGCGACGGCCTGGTCTCCGGCTACGGCACCGTGGACGGCCGCCTGGTGGCGGTCTACAGCCAGGACTTCACCGTCTACGGCGGCTCGCTGAGCCAGGTCAACGGCGAAAAAATAGTCAAGGTCCAGGAGTTCGCCCTCCGCAACGGCTGCCCCGTCGTCGGGATCCTGGACGGCGGCGGCGCCCGCATCCAGGAAGGCGTGGCCTCCCTGGCCATGTTCGCGGACATCTTCCGCAACAACGTCCACGCCAGCGGCGTGGTGCCGCAGATCTCCCTCATCATGGGCCCGTCCGCCGGCGGCGCCGCCTACTCCCCCGCCCTCACCGACTACGTGGTGATGGTGGACAAGACCTCGCACATGTTCATTACCGGCCCCGACGTCATCAAGACGGTCACCGGCGAGGACGTGGACATGGAAACCCTGGGCGGCGCCCGGCAGCACAACGCCACCACCGGAACGTCCGCCTACCTGGCCTCGGATGAAACCGATGCCATCGAGTTCGTGCGCGAACTGCTGGACTTCCTGCCCTCCAACAACCTCTCGGAGGCACCGGTGCTGGGGCACCAGCAGGAGTTGGAGGTGGACGACGACGACCTCGCCCTGGACACGCTGGTCCCGGATTCGGCCAACCAGCCCTACGACATGCGCGCCGTCGTGGAACAGATCGTGGACGACGGGCACTTCCTGGAGATGCAGGCCCTGTACGCCCCCAACGTGATGATCGGCTACGGGCGGGTGGAGGGCCACACCGTGGGCATCGTAGCCAACCAGCCGCTGCAGTTCGCCGGCACCCTTGACATCGCCGCATCGGAAAAAGCCGCCCGGTTCGTGCGGCACTGCGACGCCTTCAACATTCCCATCATCACCCTGGTGGACGTTCCCGGGTTCCTTCCCGGCAAGGACCAGGAGTTCCAGGGCATCATCCGCCGCGGCGCCAAGCTCCTCTACGCCTACGCCGAGGCCACCGTCCCCAAGCTCACCGTCATCACCCGCAAGGCCTACGGCGGCGCCTACATCGTGATGGGTTCCAAGAAGCTCGGCGCCGACCTGAACCTGGCATGGCCCACGGCCCAGATCGGCGTCATGGGCGCGCAGGGCGCGGTGAACATCCTTTACCGGCGCGACCTCGCCGCCGTTGCCCAGGACGGGGGCGACGTGGAGGCGCGCCGCGCCGAAGTGATCCGCCAGTACGAGGAAGAACTCCTCAACCCCTACCAGGCAGCCGAGCTGGGCTACGTGGACGCCGTCATCGCCCCCTCGGATACCCGCATCCAGATCATCAAGGGACTGCGGGCCCTGCGCGACAAGCGCGCCAGCCTCCCCGCCAAGAAGCATGGGAACATCCCCCTGTGA